gattgctttggatagtaatGATATCTCAACAATTTTAAAGCTTCCAATCCATAAATCTGGGGTGTCTTtccatttacttatattttctttcGTTTCTTTCAACAATGATTTGTAGTTTTCACTGTATAAGTTTTCGACCTCCTTGATTAATTCCtcagtattttacttttttgatgtTATTCTAAATGGAATCGGTTTTGTAATTTCCTTTTATGGTTATTCCCTAgtagtgtgtagaaatgcaactATTTTTTATATACTGACTTTGTATCCTACTGCTTTTCTGAATTCACTTAAGAGTGGTAATGGTTTTGTGTGTAggcatggaatttttaaaattttttatatagaAGGATTATGCACATATAACATCAGTGAACAGAGATGATtttacttctactttttcaacttaCATGCCTTTTACGTTTTAGATTAGAGAACCTCAACATATCACTGGTCTTTGGGGAAATGCAAGTTTGAATTCTGCTaaggtactgctgctgctgctaagtcgcatcagtcgtgtccaactctgtgcgaccccatagacggcagcccactaggctcctccgtccctgggattctccaggcaagaacactggagtgggttgccatatccttctccaatgcatgaaagagaaaagtgaaagtgaagtcactcagtcgtgtccgactcttagccaccccatgactgcagcctgccaggctcctctgtccctgggatttcccaggcaagagtactggagtgggtcgccagtgctTTCTCCAGTACTAAGGTACTACTGCATACctaaagttgttgtttagtcactaagtgaagtgaagtgaaagttgctcagttgtgtctgactcttaattctccaggccagaatactggagtgggtagcctttcccttctccaggggatcttcccaacccagggatcaaacccaggtctcccacattgcaggcatattctttaccagctgagccacaagggtagtccaagaacactgaagtgggtaacctatcccttctctagcagatcttcccgacccaggaattgaaccagggtctcctgcattgcaggtggattctttaccaactgagctatgagggaagccctgtttagtcactaagttgtgtgtaactctttgtgaccccatggactatagcctgccagactcctctgtccatgggatctcccaggcaagaatactggatggggtgCTATTTCCCTCTTCAGAGGATTTTCCCACCCCAGagatggaactcacatctcctgcattggcaggtggattcttaaccaccgagccacctgggaagccctcacgcCTATTAGAATGGACTAAATTAAAAACCTCACAATATCGATGTTGGCCACAGATACACAGCCACGAGAATGTTCacgcattgctggtgggaatgcagaatGGCACAGCCACTTGTGGAAAGACCTTAGCAGGTTCCTATCAAGCTAAACAGACAGTTCCCATCCAATCCAGCTATGCCTCGCCTGTGTGTTTATCCTGGAGAAGTGAAAACACgatcacacaaaaacctgtacacaaaaAGCGTTGACAGCAGGTTTGTTCATAATCAGCAAAAGGAGGGAGTCATGAAAATGTCTCCCAACTGCCCAATGAACAAATGGTGGGGCACCCTCACCACGGACAGTATGCAGCAGGAAAAGGGATGAGCCTCGGATGCCCACATCACCACGGCCACTGCATTTAATGAGCGAAAGAAGCCAGACCCCAAAGGCCACCTGGTGTACAATTCCATGTATGTGACCTCCTACTAAAGAcaccactgcagtgattttgaatcaGCACTTGCATTGGGCTTTGGACCGAGGGAGGGGCTGATTTAAGTGGAACAGGAGTTCGGGGCCTGTAAGCTCTGGTGGGGGTGTGTCTGCGTTTGTCAAAACTCAAAACTCAGAGAACTGCACATGGCAAAGAGTGGGTCGAAGGCCAGAGGGGTAGGGCAGCTAGCAGTGCTTGCTCCTACAGGGTCAAGCAATGGACTTCCTCTCCCTTAGGCTGCTGTGTGCTGACTGTGCTGTTCTTTATCAATATTTGTTATATTCTCCTACCTTTGGGCTCGCTCTTTTTCTGGACTGTGTACTCTCAAGGTGGTTTTTGTAGATAGTGTATGAGTGGCTTCTTTTCAGAATAGCGGTCTTATCTTAAATGCTCTCATCTCCATCCACCTGATAATGCACTTCCCTCAGACTTTCAATATTTGGTTCCACTGTCTTCAGGAATGTTCATTGGCTGAGCGAAGTCGGATGCCAAACTCTCTGGAAGCTTTTAGGCTGTTTCCTCGTATTTGGTGTCAGACATTTCACCAGTGTGTCAGATAGGCACCGTTTTCCATTCATCTTGTCCTGTGTTTGGTCAAAGTTCCAAATCTGAAGCACTATGTTTCTTTCGCTTCTCTCTGGAAAATGTTCTGTTTCTCCCTTTGCTGCCCACGTTCTCTCTCTGGAGACCCCGGATGATGGAGCTGGCCTTCCTTCCATCCTGCCTTGTGCTTGAGACATGTCTTGGTTCTTCTCAATCACTCCTTCTCCCTTTGGCTGGTCTGTCCACTGTTCAGCCCTGGTGCTTGAGAGGGACGTTCTACAGCAGGTGACAGCACTGTCCCAACTTTGAGCTCTGAGATGCCCAGTCACTGAGATGGGGGGATCACAGCCCTTCACCTGCAGAGCCTTGGAGACAGGTGAGAGGGGAGCAGCTGGCAGGCACACACAGGTGGGGCTTCGGGACCCTAGATAATCCTGTTTTTCCTTAGAGAacctcacacagctctggggtGATCCTGCCCTCAACCAGGACATGCATTTTACAAGCGGCCAACTCTTGTGTAAATAAACAAGAAGTAATAAGGGCTCAAAACACCaacaaggaaagggaagcctcAGGGAGCCTTCAGCCGGACCAACACACACCTGGACCGGGTATAAAAGGCACAGAGCCCTGAGTagcactcacacactcactcactcacacacactcacatcctcaccctcctccagccccaccacctccaccatgGCCACTTCCGCCTTGTCCGTCTGCTCTAGTGACCTGAGCTACGGGAGCCGGGTCTGCTTGCCCGGGTCCTATGACTCCTGCACCGGTTCCTCCTGGCAGGTGGACGACTGTCCAGAGAGCTGCTGCGAGCCCCCCTGCTGTGCCCCCAGCTGCTGCACCCCGGCCCCCCGCCTGACCCTCCTCTGCGCCCCAGTGAGCTGCGAGTCCAGCCCCTGCTGCCAGCCAGCCTGCAGCAGCTCCTGCCTGGCCTCATGCTGCCAGACATCTAGCTGCCAGTCCTCCTGCTgcacctcctccccctgcccgcaGGCCTGCTGTGAACCCATCTGCTGCAGGCCCGTCTGCTGCAGGCCAGTTTGCTGCACGCCTGTCTGTTGCACGCCTGTCTGCTGCAGGCCCGTGTGCTGTGAGTCCTCCCCTTGCTCAGCCTCCTTGTGCTGCCAGCCCAACCCCTGCTCCTCGGTCAGTTGCAGACCCTCCTCCTCCGTGTCCCTGCTCTGCCGTCCTGTGTGCCGCCCCGCCTGCTGCGTGCCCGCCTCCTCctgccagcccagctgctgccgCCCGGCCTCCTGCGTGTCCCTGCTCTGCCGGCCCGCATGCTCCCGCCCTGCTTGCTGCATCCCAACCTTGGCCCCGGAGCCCTGTTGCTGACCTGGCACATTGCCAACTCCTTCCAGGGCCAACGCTCACTTTCACCTGAAATTTCTGTAGCCTTGAGCCCAGTCTGGGGTCTCCTTCTGCCCCAGAATTTTCTAGTAGCCGCCTAGGCTGGCTCCTGGTTCCCTCCAGGCCCTGAGATTCAGCCAGCATCCTGCTCTCCATCCTTGTTGGTCATGGATTTTGTCCATACCTAGGTGAGGGGTCTGCCTGTTAACAAATAAAGTCACTGTCATGCCATCTCTGTGCCTGGAGTGCATATCTGGTCAAACCTTGGGAAAGACCTTTGTTGTGGACAGTGGGCTGGGCTGGTTTAGAAACCTGGCCTTGAGCTGCGTCCAGGACAGTAACATCATCAGGCTCGGCTCCCCACACCCTGCTCCTCTCTGCCTGGGTGTCCTGTGGCCGAGGTTCTCCTGCAGCCTCCAGTCCAGAGTATCCTGCTCACCTGCAGACCCCGCATGAAGTGAGTGATGGGGAGGAGTGGGGCAGATGTTCAGGCCCCATGCTTGCACACTAGGAACATGGGGCCTTACTAGGGACAAAAGAGACCCTGTTTAATTAACATTTGCTTTGAATACATAAAGCTTACTCCAGAAACAGCGTCAGACAGGCTGGTGCCAGCCATTCTCTAGTGCcctggacatgagtgtgagtgttTTCCTCTGTATGTGGAGGTCTTGATGGTGAGAGCCACATGCAGTGATGTTGGGAGCCTGTGtgagtcagggttctccagacaaaGAACCAATAAGACATGTGCGCATATGCAGAGATTGATGTTGAGGAGCTAGCTCACAGTTTAGAGGCAGGCAAGCCCCACATCTGTACGGTGAGCTTCCTGGGAAGAGTTGGTATTGTAGCTACAAATGACCTGCTGGTAGAATGCCTTTTTCCATGGGGGACCTCAGTCTAGTTTCAAGGTCTTCAACTGCTTGGGTGTGGCCCAGCCACATTTTGTAGGGCGATCTGTTTTACTCAGAGTccactgatttcagtgttgatctCACCCAAGAAACAACTGTGTCATGACATCCAGTCATGTTTACTCAGACAACTGGGCACCATGGCCTGATCAAGTTGACACTTGAAAGTATCCATCACAGGGACCGACAGCCAAGGAGGATGGGGTATTTGGAAATAGCAGGTGCTCACTGGGTGATGCCCTCAGGAATTCAGGTATTAAGGCAGCTATCCCTCTTGGGAAATACAAGAAGGACGGACATAGCCTGGCCCTGTCGAGACAGTGCTGGGTAGGCAAACACCTTGAGGGCAGTGTGAAGGGCCTTGACTGGGGGCCTAAAATGTAATTGTTCCTATTACAATAcgcatgcatgtgtgctgagttgcttcaagtgtgtctgattctttgtgaccttaggGACTGTTACCTGcctgactcttctgtccatgagattctccaggcaagagtgcaggagtgggtttctgtgccctcctccaagggatcatcctgacctggggatcaaatctgtgtctcctgcagttcctgctggcatgtgaattctttactgctgagccacaggagaagcccaactattataataacaaaatttaaaagtgaaaaaagacagGTAGAGTTCATTTAATTGCATTTTATTAAATTGAATCtgtacaaaatttttaaagagatgggaataccagaccaccttacctatctcctgagacacctgtatgtgggtcaagaagcaatgatTAGAACTGGATATATAATAgtagaatggttccaaattgggaaaggagtatcaaggctgtatattgtaaccctgcttatttagtttatatgcagagtccatcatccGAAATGCCAGGCGGCATAAAGtacaagctagaattaagatggctaggagaaatatcaacaacctcagttatgcagatgataccacccttatggcagaaagtgaagagaaactgaagagcctcttgatgagggtgaaagaggagagtgaaaaagctgacatgaaactcaacattcaaaaaactaagatcatggcatccggtcccatcatttcctgggaaatagatgtggaaaaatggaaacagtgacagactttcttttggggggctccaaaatcactgcagatggtgactgtagccataaaattaaaagatgcttgctccttggaagaaaacctatgacccacctagacaacatattaagaagcagacatattactttgccaacaaaggtctatatagtcaaagctatagtttttccagtagtcatgtatggatttgagaattggaccataaagaaggctgagcatcagagaattgatgcttttgaactgtggtgttggagaagactcctgaaagtcccttggacagcaaggagatcaagcctgaatattcattggaaggactgatgctaaagctgaagctccaatatttggccacctgatgtgaagagctgactcattagaaaacactctaatgttgggaaagattgatggcaaaaggaTAAGCAGGCGGTTGAAGGTGAGATGCTTAGATAGTGTCATCGACTCAGTGGGtatgatttgagcaaactctgggacatagtggaggacagaggagcctcgcatgctacagtccatagggtcaaaataATTGGACTtaacttagcaactgaccaacaacaacaatccaaAAGCTTAGCGTCTCAATACACCTGATATAAAAGAAGAATCAGAACCTCATGAGGGTCACTGTCTGGGAAGGTTCAGACTGTGTGTGACCAACTGAACCCATTGCTCTGGCTGTTTAgacttttcttcctctccttctcacCTACACCTGCCCAATTCCCCACATGCTCCTGTATGTTTCCTCACTTGGccctttgtcttctttctttctggtttttctttttaagatttttttaagtggaccatttttaaagtctttcttgaatttgttgccacattgcttcttttttatgattTGGTTTTTCTGGCTGAGGGGCATGTGGGGTCactggctccctgaccagggaccgaacccacaccccatgcactggaaggtggatccttaacccctggacctccaggggagGTCCATCAATTGTCTTGTCTCTTTAAATGTTTCTCCAAGAGGGAAACATGCACAGAGTGTTTCTAAGGTCTTTTTTTATGTGAAAATACACTGCTGTTCTCTTTACATAAGAAAGATATAATGGGCTACTCAGGtgacactagcagtaaagaattggcctgccaatgcaggagaaagatgtaataatttgaaaataggAAATGTTAGCCTCAGTCCCCAGTGTTTCCCTTGAAGGTCTGTGCCTTTCACTGTTTGGTGGGAAAGG
This window of the Dama dama isolate Ldn47 chromosome 19, ASM3311817v1, whole genome shotgun sequence genome carries:
- the LOC133073651 gene encoding keratin-associated protein 10-8-like produces the protein MATSALSVCSSDLSYGSRVCLPGSYDSCTGSSWQVDDCPESCCEPPCCAPSCCTPAPRLTLLCAPVSCESSPCCQPACSSSCLASCCQTSSCQSSCCTSSPCPQACCEPICCRPVCCRPVCCTPVCCTPVCCRPVCCESSPCSASLCCQPNPCSSVSCRPSSSVSLLCRPVCRPACCVPASSCQPSCCRPASCVSLLCRPACSRPACCIPTLAPEPCC